One Ornithorhynchus anatinus isolate Pmale09 chromosome 2, mOrnAna1.pri.v4, whole genome shotgun sequence DNA segment encodes these proteins:
- the LOC100093484 gene encoding olfactory receptor 51I2-like: protein MGESQGNTSGSLSIILTGFPGLEDSLYWMFILLGALYSVSILGNSLILVILKEEQSLHQPMYYFLAMLAISDLGVNCSTLPTVLGTFCFNVREVSFDACMTQMFFIHSFSLTESGILLAMSFDRYVAICNPLRYSAILTGSSIVKMGLAILVRSFILILPLPFLLRRLPFCKVNILHHAYCLHPDLIHLPCGDTTFNSLFGLFIVLSTFGLDSVLIFLSYVLILRSVLTIVSQSGQSKALNTCISHICAVLIFYIPMLGVSMIHRYGKRAPPFIHTLMSIVYLFVPPMLNPIIYSIKTKDIYKKMDKMLSGAFGVGRNISQHKQ, encoded by the exons ATGGGAGAGTCCCAAGGCAAcacctctggctccctctccatcATCCTGACTGGCTTCCCAGGATTGGAAGATTCCTTGTATTGGATGTTTATTCTGCTTGGAGCCCTCTACTCTGTTTCCATCCTAGGAAACTCCCTGATCCTGGTCATCCTCAAGGAGGAGCAGAGCCTGCACCAACCCATGTATTATTTCCTGGCCATGCTGGCCATCAGTGACCTGGGTGTGAACTGCTCAACTCTGCCCACAGTCCTAGGCACCTTCTGCTTCAACGTCAGGGAGGTTAGCTTCGATGCCTGCATGACCCAGATGTTCTTCATCCACTCATTCTCCTTAACGGAGTCAGGCATCCTGCTGGCCATGAGCTTTGACCGCTATGTGGCCATCTGTAACCCACTCAGATACTCAGCGATACTGACCGGCAGTAGCATTGTCAAGATGGGTTTGGCCATTTTAGTACGCAGCTTCATTTTGATCCTTCCTTTACCCTTCCTCCTGAGGAGACTGCCATTTTGCAAGGTCAACATCCTGCATCACGCTTACTGTCTCCATCCCGACCTCATCCACCTGCCCTGTGGGGACACCACCTTCAACAGCTTATTTGGCCTATTCATCGTGCTCTCCACATTCGGACTGGACTCCGTGCTCATCTTCCTTTCCTACGTCCTGATCCTCAGGTCCGTCCTGACCATCGTGTCCCAGTCAGGGCAGTCCAAGGCCCTCAACACCTGTATCTCCCACATCTGTGCGGTGCTCATCTTCTACATCCCCATGCTGGGCGTGTCCATGATTCACCGGTATGGGAAACGGGCCCCTCCATTCATCCACACATTGATGTCCATCGTCTATCTCTTCGTGCCACCCATGCTTAACCCCATCATCTATAGCATCAAGACCAAGGATATCTACAAAAAGATGGACAAGATGCTCTCTGGTGCTTTCGGG GTAGGAAGAAACATCAGCCAGCACAAACAATAG